Proteins encoded together in one Desulfosporosinus meridiei DSM 13257 window:
- the nifJ gene encoding pyruvate:ferredoxin (flavodoxin) oxidoreductase, which translates to MAKKMKTMDGNQAAAEASYALTEVATIFPITPSSPMAEGVDEWAAHGKKNIFDQPVRVVEMQSESGASAALHGSLQAGALTTTYTASQGLLLMIPEMYKMAGNLVPAVFHVSARALAAHALSIFGDHQDINAARQTGFTMICSNNVQEAMDLGFVSHLAAIKSRVPVLHFFDGFRTSHEVQKIETTSYDEIAKLVDFQKIQEFRDRALNPNHPVLRGTAQNPDIYFQGREVSNPFFDAVPDIVEDYFKEIKKITGREYHPFQYYGDPEAENILVAMGSVCNTIEETIDFLAKRGEKVGLIKVHLYRPFSKKYFFDVLPKSVKKIAVLDRTKEPGSTGEPLYLDLLQIFNHETVKPLIIGGRYGLGSRDTTPSQILAAYQNLKKAQPKDRFTIGIVDDVSHTSLPIEETIDASPEGTIRCKFWGLGSDGTVGANKSAIKIIGDNTDLNVQGYFEYDSKKSGGTTISHLRFGKELIKSSYLVFDADYIACHNKSFIYHYDILKGLKKGGTFVLNCPWQAKELEDHLPAYLKRYIAKNNISFYTIDAIAIARDIGLGGRINMVMQAAFFKLAKVIPVEEAIQYLKKSIEKVYGKKGSNIVEMNYKAVDRGIEALHKVEVPASWAEVPDEDMPIKDEPDFVKNIQRPMARHEGEDLPTSAFVGIEDGTFPLSTTRYEKRGIAVYIPEWQIDKCIQCNQCAYICPHATIRPFLLDDSELEKAPDTFKTKKPIGKGLDGYHYRIQVAPLDCTGCGNCADVCPAPGKAIIMKPADHEIEMESENWEYAINKVSEKRQLMDVKTLKGSQFARPLLEFHGACPGCGETPYARLITQLYGDRMLIANATGCSSIWGGSAPSVPYTVNAEGKGPAWMNPLFEDNAEFGYGMYLGSKQIRAKLAHLMQQGLESSLSEKLKEAFKEWLDNMEDGEGSKRASAHVLEAMKNEDVAGNPILCEIKEKKDYLIKPSVWIFGGDGFAYDIGYNGLDHVIASGDDVNIFIMDTEVYSNTGGQSSKATQTAAIAKFAAAGKKVRKKDLGLMATTYGYVYVAQIAMGANMNQTIKAIAEAESYPGPSIIIAYASCVNHGIKSGMGTSIFEQKKAVESGYWHLWRFDPRLKGQGKNPFMLDSKEPSASFQDFIKGEIRYSSLMNVFPEVAQEMFDVAEGHAKEKYQTLKRFAEMQY; encoded by the coding sequence GTGGCTAAGAAAATGAAGACAATGGATGGAAATCAGGCTGCAGCAGAGGCATCGTATGCCCTGACTGAAGTCGCAACCATCTTCCCGATCACTCCATCTTCACCAATGGCTGAAGGAGTTGACGAATGGGCGGCTCATGGTAAAAAAAATATCTTTGACCAACCGGTAAGAGTAGTTGAGATGCAATCTGAGTCTGGGGCCTCAGCCGCCTTGCACGGTTCCCTTCAAGCCGGAGCCTTGACAACAACTTACACCGCGTCTCAAGGTTTACTGCTTATGATTCCGGAAATGTATAAGATGGCTGGAAATCTAGTTCCGGCAGTCTTTCACGTCAGTGCCAGAGCTTTAGCGGCCCATGCCTTGTCTATTTTCGGAGATCATCAAGATATTAATGCTGCTCGCCAAACAGGTTTTACAATGATTTGTTCAAATAATGTTCAAGAGGCAATGGATTTAGGGTTTGTTTCCCATCTTGCGGCCATTAAATCAAGGGTTCCGGTCTTACACTTTTTTGACGGTTTCAGAACTTCCCATGAAGTACAAAAAATTGAGACTACTAGTTATGACGAAATAGCTAAACTTGTCGACTTCCAGAAAATCCAAGAATTTAGAGACCGAGCGTTGAACCCAAACCATCCAGTCCTTAGAGGTACGGCCCAAAATCCGGATATTTATTTCCAAGGTCGGGAAGTATCTAACCCTTTCTTTGATGCGGTTCCGGATATTGTCGAAGACTATTTTAAAGAGATTAAGAAAATAACCGGACGTGAATATCATCCCTTCCAATACTATGGTGATCCGGAAGCAGAGAACATTCTCGTCGCAATGGGTTCGGTTTGTAATACTATTGAAGAAACCATTGACTTCTTGGCTAAAAGAGGGGAGAAGGTAGGATTAATTAAAGTACACCTCTACCGCCCATTCTCCAAAAAATATTTCTTTGATGTCCTTCCCAAATCGGTTAAGAAGATAGCCGTTTTAGATCGGACTAAGGAACCGGGCTCTACAGGTGAACCTCTCTACCTGGATCTGCTACAGATTTTTAACCATGAAACAGTAAAGCCATTAATTATTGGAGGACGCTACGGTTTAGGATCTAGAGATACAACTCCTTCACAGATTCTCGCAGCTTATCAAAATTTGAAGAAGGCTCAGCCCAAGGATCGCTTTACGATCGGAATAGTTGATGATGTGAGCCATACCTCCTTACCCATCGAAGAGACCATCGATGCATCGCCAGAAGGAACCATTCGCTGTAAATTCTGGGGACTGGGCTCTGATGGTACCGTCGGCGCAAATAAAAGCGCCATAAAAATTATTGGGGATAATACTGACCTAAATGTTCAAGGATACTTCGAATATGATAGTAAGAAGTCCGGTGGGACAACAATTTCTCACCTGCGTTTTGGCAAGGAGTTAATCAAATCATCGTATTTGGTATTCGATGCAGATTATATTGCCTGCCATAATAAGTCATTTATTTATCACTACGATATTTTAAAAGGGCTAAAAAAAGGTGGAACCTTTGTCTTAAATTGTCCTTGGCAAGCTAAAGAATTAGAGGATCACCTGCCGGCTTATTTGAAACGCTATATTGCAAAAAACAATATTAGCTTTTACACCATCGATGCCATAGCTATTGCTCGGGATATTGGACTTGGCGGACGTATCAACATGGTTATGCAGGCTGCTTTCTTTAAATTGGCAAAAGTAATCCCTGTTGAGGAAGCAATTCAATACCTTAAAAAGTCAATCGAGAAGGTGTATGGCAAAAAAGGATCCAATATTGTTGAAATGAACTATAAGGCTGTCGATCGTGGAATTGAAGCCTTACATAAGGTAGAAGTTCCTGCTTCTTGGGCAGAGGTTCCTGATGAAGATATGCCAATTAAGGATGAACCGGATTTTGTTAAAAACATTCAAAGGCCCATGGCTCGTCATGAAGGTGAAGACTTGCCAACCAGTGCCTTTGTCGGAATAGAAGACGGTACTTTCCCTTTAAGTACAACACGTTACGAAAAACGCGGCATTGCAGTCTATATACCGGAATGGCAAATTGACAAGTGTATTCAATGCAACCAGTGCGCTTATATTTGCCCCCATGCCACCATTCGCCCCTTCCTATTGGATGATAGTGAACTTGAAAAAGCACCGGATACCTTTAAGACTAAAAAGCCGATTGGCAAAGGACTCGATGGCTACCACTATCGAATTCAGGTTGCGCCTTTGGACTGTACCGGTTGTGGTAACTGTGCTGATGTTTGCCCTGCTCCTGGCAAAGCTATCATTATGAAACCTGCCGATCATGAGATCGAAATGGAATCGGAAAACTGGGAATATGCCATTAACAAAGTAAGCGAAAAACGTCAGCTTATGGATGTCAAAACCCTTAAAGGCAGCCAATTTGCTCGGCCGCTCCTTGAGTTCCATGGAGCATGCCCAGGCTGCGGAGAAACACCTTATGCAAGGCTGATAACCCAGTTATACGGTGATAGAATGTTAATTGCCAATGCAACAGGGTGTTCTTCGATCTGGGGGGGGAGTGCCCCATCTGTTCCGTACACGGTTAACGCAGAAGGAAAAGGACCTGCCTGGATGAATCCTCTCTTTGAAGATAATGCCGAGTTTGGCTATGGTATGTATTTAGGATCTAAGCAAATTAGAGCTAAGCTTGCGCATTTAATGCAACAAGGGTTAGAAAGTTCTCTCAGTGAAAAACTGAAAGAGGCCTTTAAGGAATGGCTCGATAACATGGAGGATGGAGAGGGATCGAAGAGAGCCTCTGCTCATGTACTAGAGGCCATGAAAAATGAGGATGTTGCCGGCAATCCAATTCTTTGTGAAATCAAAGAAAAGAAAGATTATCTTATCAAACCCTCTGTCTGGATTTTCGGAGGAGATGGTTTTGCCTACGATATTGGCTATAATGGACTTGATCATGTCATCGCTAGCGGGGATGATGTCAATATCTTCATTATGGATACCGAGGTGTACTCCAATACCGGTGGACAATCCTCAAAAGCAACCCAAACCGCTGCCATTGCCAAATTCGCTGCAGCGGGTAAAAAAGTCCGTAAAAAGGACTTGGGTCTTATGGCCACGACCTATGGCTATGTCTACGTGGCTCAAATTGCCATGGGAGCTAATATGAATCAGACGATTAAAGCAATCGCTGAAGCGGAAAGCTATCCGGGACCTTCAATTATCATTGCTTATGCTTCTTGTGTGAACCACGGAATTAAATCTGGAATGGGTACAAGCATCTTTGAGCAGAAGAAAGCAGTTGAATCAGGATATTGGCATCTCTGGCGCTTTGACCCTCGGCTTAAAGGTCAAGGCAAGAATCCGTTTATGCTGGATTCAAAAGAACCTAGCGCTTCTTTCCAAGATTTCATAAAAGGGGAAATTCGTTATTCCTCACTCATGAATGTGTTCCCAGAAGTCGCTCAAGAGATGTTCGATGTGGCCGAAGGGCATGCAAAAGAAAAGTATCAGACCTTAAAGCGTTTCGCAGAAATGCAGTATTGA
- a CDS encoding sensor domain-containing diguanylate cyclase/phosphohydrolase has product MTLSFRNLALLVMPLLFFPLSNNIYLHSDPKGFTWLIALLITFTTAVTFYTRNKTVEKKAVCKAKELTNTLKKLTDSEDKLKTLLVNLNVGIAVFSPQGELQLCNRKFIELGSPFNLDEVSPIGTLIDPSLNEDLPKDLLEKAIVHYINEEGQGMSIYEFPLFKVISTCKPLHKQIIGIKTPDNGGVRWAMGDYKPEFNETGGLSKVVVTVVDITDQKNSEIALMKSETRLNAFLKVIPDMFFLLDQNGNLIDHYLENTIIPSHMQGAFMGKNVNDLDFIDRYLSQITIQKIEKLFETGDIQTIEFCAQEHGKEIYFEVRLVLWGDNKVLAVVRDISKRKESEIKLYNMSIYDTLTNLYNRNYFEETLNKHLNKDTSGVGIVICDIDGLKLVNDTLGHTIGDDYLKMAATILHENFKKEDVVARIGGDEFAVLINHTSTTDLSSIVAKIDKSLELINTEERIIPISMSLGYAVGNGTQKDLKELLKLADNLMYREKLHHRQSEKSKNIQILAKMLEARDFITEGHGDRMQELCGKLAEGIGMSNNEIKDMHLFAQFHDIGKVGIPDRILFKPGRLTRDEMEEMKLHPEIGFRIAESSPDLAHISDWILKHHEWWDGNGYPFKLKREEIPLPSRILAIVDAFDAMTNNRPYRKAMSKEDALKEIINSKGRQFDPLLVEKFIELI; this is encoded by the coding sequence ATGACGCTGTCTTTTCGAAACTTAGCTCTGCTAGTAATGCCTCTTCTGTTCTTTCCATTGTCTAATAATATCTATTTACATTCTGACCCCAAAGGCTTTACCTGGCTTATAGCGCTATTGATAACCTTTACGACTGCAGTCACGTTTTATACTCGAAATAAGACCGTTGAAAAAAAAGCAGTTTGCAAAGCTAAGGAACTAACAAACACTCTAAAAAAGCTTACCGACAGTGAGGATAAGCTAAAAACCCTACTTGTCAATTTGAATGTAGGTATTGCCGTGTTTTCCCCACAAGGAGAATTGCAACTGTGCAATAGGAAGTTTATTGAGCTTGGAAGCCCTTTTAACCTTGACGAAGTAAGCCCTATTGGGACTTTGATCGACCCATCTCTTAATGAGGATTTGCCTAAAGACTTGTTAGAAAAGGCAATTGTCCATTATATCAATGAAGAAGGGCAGGGAATGTCCATCTATGAGTTTCCTCTATTCAAAGTAATATCTACTTGCAAACCTTTACATAAGCAAATAATCGGCATAAAGACTCCTGATAACGGGGGTGTTCGGTGGGCAATGGGAGATTATAAACCCGAGTTTAACGAAACAGGTGGGTTATCTAAGGTAGTTGTTACAGTCGTCGATATAACTGATCAAAAAAACTCAGAAATAGCCTTGATGAAAAGTGAAACAAGGTTAAATGCATTTTTAAAGGTTATACCAGACATGTTTTTCTTATTAGATCAAAATGGCAATTTGATTGATCATTATTTAGAAAATACAATAATTCCCTCACATATGCAGGGTGCTTTCATGGGCAAAAATGTTAATGATTTAGACTTTATCGATAGGTATCTTTCTCAGATAACTATCCAAAAAATCGAAAAACTTTTTGAGACGGGTGACATCCAAACCATTGAGTTTTGTGCACAGGAACATGGTAAAGAGATTTACTTTGAAGTAAGATTAGTTCTTTGGGGAGACAATAAGGTTCTAGCGGTAGTTAGAGATATTTCTAAGCGTAAGGAATCAGAAATCAAGCTCTATAACATGAGCATTTATGACACTCTAACAAATCTATATAATAGAAATTATTTTGAGGAGACCTTAAATAAACATTTGAATAAAGACACTTCTGGAGTAGGTATTGTCATTTGTGATATTGACGGATTAAAACTAGTCAATGATACTCTCGGTCATACTATAGGTGACGATTATCTCAAGATGGCGGCAACGATACTGCACGAGAATTTTAAGAAAGAAGACGTAGTTGCTAGGATTGGTGGAGACGAGTTTGCCGTGTTAATAAATCATACATCTACAACTGACCTCTCCTCCATCGTAGCTAAAATCGATAAATCACTAGAGCTTATTAATACTGAGGAACGTATTATACCTATTAGCATGTCTTTAGGTTATGCGGTTGGGAATGGCACACAAAAGGATTTGAAGGAACTCCTTAAGCTTGCCGATAATCTAATGTACCGTGAAAAGCTCCACCACCGACAAAGCGAAAAGAGTAAGAATATACAAATCCTTGCTAAGATGCTGGAGGCCCGTGACTTTATAACGGAAGGTCATGGTGACAGGATGCAAGAGTTATGCGGCAAATTGGCGGAAGGTATTGGAATGTCTAACAATGAGATTAAAGACATGCATCTTTTTGCTCAATTCCATGATATTGGAAAGGTTGGTATACCTGATAGAATTCTATTTAAACCGGGAAGACTTACCAGAGATGAAATGGAGGAAATGAAACTCCATCCCGAAATTGGCTTTCGTATTGCAGAATCTTCGCCGGACCTCGCGCATATTTCGGACTGGATACTCAAACATCACGAGTGGTGGGATGGTAATGGTTATCCATTTAAGTTGAAGAGAGAGGAAATTCCCTTGCCTAGCAGGATTCTTGCTATTGTCGATGCCTTTGATGCCATGACAAACAACAGGCCTTACCGAAAGGCCATGTCTAAGGAAGATGCTTTAAAGGAAATTATAAATTCTAAAGGAAGGCAGTTTGACCCTCTGCTTGTAGAAAAGTTTATTGAATTGATTTAA
- a CDS encoding ABC transporter ATP-binding protein → MLSIKNLGVYHGYVQAINNLSLEAKEGELLVILGANGAGKSTLLGTIAGLYRPSAGEIIFRNNSIAGQKPDQVVKQGISLVPEKREIFSSLSVLDNLMLGAFHRYRKDKSELMNDVKEIMELFPALKGRERDQAGSLSGGLQQMLAIGRGLMSRPTLLMLDEPSIGLAPLVVREIMSILVQLKKKGVTIILVEQNTKSALKVADSVLVMERGGITHSGSSSDVIADSLIQEAYLGKAHTN, encoded by the coding sequence TTGCTTAGCATTAAAAACTTAGGTGTTTATCACGGCTATGTGCAGGCCATCAACAATCTCTCTTTAGAAGCCAAGGAGGGGGAATTGCTGGTTATCTTGGGAGCGAATGGGGCAGGCAAAAGTACCCTTCTTGGAACGATAGCGGGGCTGTACAGACCCTCAGCGGGAGAGATTATCTTTAGGAATAACTCCATTGCCGGACAAAAACCGGATCAGGTAGTCAAACAAGGGATTAGCCTTGTGCCGGAAAAAAGAGAAATCTTCAGCTCATTAAGTGTCCTAGATAATCTCATGTTGGGAGCTTTTCATCGTTACAGGAAAGATAAGAGCGAATTGATGAATGATGTGAAAGAAATAATGGAGCTTTTTCCAGCTTTAAAAGGGAGAGAGAGGGATCAGGCAGGCAGTTTAAGTGGTGGTTTACAGCAAATGTTAGCTATCGGCAGGGGGTTAATGTCACGTCCGACCCTCTTAATGCTTGATGAACCCTCCATAGGACTAGCTCCATTAGTCGTTCGAGAGATAATGTCCATTCTGGTTCAATTAAAAAAGAAAGGGGTTACGATTATCCTGGTAGAACAGAATACTAAATCGGCCCTAAAAGTTGCGGACAGTGTCTTAGTAATGGAAAGAGGAGGGATAACCCATAGCGGTAGCTCTTCAGATGTCATTGCTGACTCTTTGATTCAAGAGGCCTACTTGGGGAAAGCACACACTAATTAA